Proteins from a genomic interval of Rosa chinensis cultivar Old Blush chromosome 2, RchiOBHm-V2, whole genome shotgun sequence:
- the LOC112189628 gene encoding protein MIZU-KUSSEI 1, whose amino-acid sequence MAYPRVGATHLTSAVTTVECHKQVRSWRLLRSLIELLIPTCHCTFVEEDRHHQETKEFGFHYRRPSFSYPNNIITGTIFGYRKGKVHFCIQTNSKSNPILLLELALPTTVLAKEMQGGFLRIALESSTPGYNSNSPNSSSLLSTPVWTMYCNSRKVGYAVKRRPTKHDLEALRMMGSVAVGAGIISGNKELSDGDDDEIMYLRANFERVCGSANSESFHLIDPDESIGQELSIFFYRSR is encoded by the coding sequence ATGGCCTACCCAAGAGTTGGTGCTACCCACTTAACCAGCGCCGTCACCACCGTCGAGTGCCACAAACAAGTACGGTCATGGCGCCTTCTCCGCTCTCTAATCGAACTCCTGATCCCAACTTGCCACTGCACCTTCGTAGAAGAAGATCGTCACCATCAAGAAACCAAAGAATTTGGCTTTCACTATCGGCGTCCAAGCTTTTCTTACCCCAACAACATCATAACCGGCACCATATTTGGGTACCGAAAAGGGAAAGTCCATTTCTGCATCCAAACAAACTCCAAGTCCAACCCAATTCTCCTGCTCGAGTTAGCTCTACCCACAACAGTGCTGGCCAAGGAAATGCAAGGAGGGTTTCTCAGAATAGCCCTCGAGTCTTCTACTCCGGGGTATAACAGTAATTCACCAAACTCCAGCTCTCTGTTGTCCACTCCGGTGTGGACTATGTACTGCAATAGCAGGAAAGTTGGGTATGCGGTTAAGCGAAGGCCTACGAAGCATGACTTGGAAGCTTTGAGGATGATGGGTTCGGTTGCGGTGGGTGCAGGGATTATAAGTGGGAATAAGGAGCTTAgcgatggtgatgatgatgagatTATGTACCTGCGAGCTAATTTTGAGAGAGTTTGTGGTTCGGCAAATTCGGAATCGTTTCATTTGATTGACCCAGATGAGAGTATTGGCCAGGAGCTTAGTATTTTCTTTTACCGTTCCAGATGA
- the LOC112186958 gene encoding magnesium-transporting ATPase, P-type 1 isoform X1, translating to MLTFSSPYLSSDTYYVSLSFSTAIAISGSLRMRTFKIPTIFTSKSHPRLPYQNPIRQNLVDKPESQNGSNRVFRFLRGLMSGGKIDGGSRTEAEEKLYSWLYALAQSDKDLVFEYVRSTERGLSFTEAERRLKENGPNVPVDFSFPSWWHFLWSAFFHPFNIILIVLSVISYITSDSPNGCIMLVLVLISVCLRFYQEYGSSKAAMELSEFVRCPVKVQRCAGRVVQTELVVQIDQRDIVPGDIIIFEPGDLFPGDVRLLSSKHLVVSQASLTGESWTTEKTADIRENQSTPLLDLRNICFMGTNVVSGSGSGLVVSTGSKTYMSTMFSNIGKKKPPNEFEDGVRRISYVLVAVMLVVVTIIVITDYSTSLDLSESILFGVSVASALTPQMLPLVVNTSLAKGALAMARDRCIIKSLSAIRNMGSMDILCIDKTGTLTMNRAIMVNYLDSWGLDKEKVLQFAFLNSYFKTDQKYPLDDAILAHVYTNGFRFQPSKWKKLDEIPFDFIRRRVSIIMEREEDTDPHSFVRVMVTKGALEEVMKVCSCMENVDSGTISPLSPEQYQRIINMTEEISNEGLRVIGVATKKLGKQIRYERKDNDDTSESDMVFLGLITFFDPPKDSAKQALWQLAEKGVKAKVLTGDSLSLSIRVCKEVGIRTTHVVTGPELELLDQDAFHETVKTATVLARLTPTQKLRVVQSLQTIGNHIVGFLGDGVNDSLALDAAHVGISVDSGASVAKDFADIILLEKDLNVLIAGVEHGRLTFGNTMKYIKMSVIANLGSVLSILIATLVLKYEPLTARQLLTQNFLYSVGQIAIPWDKMEDDYVKVPQRWSKKGLPTFILWNGPVCTLFDVTTLLFLWFYYKADNLEDLVFFHTAWFIEGLLMQTLIIHLIRTEKIPFIQEFASWPVLCSTVLVSAIGIAITFTPIGKVMGFIRLPLSYFGFLVVLFIGYFVVGQVVKRLYILVYKTWL from the exons ATGCTAACTTTCTCTTCACCTTACTTGTCATCCGATACATATTATGTCTCTCTTTCATTCTCTACGGCCATTGCTATTTCTGGTTCTCTGCGAATGAGAACTTTCAAAATCCCCACCATTTTTACTTCTAAAAGCCACCCGAGGCTTCCTTACCAAAACCCCATTCGCCAAAATCTAGTAGACAAACCTGAAAGCCAGAATGGCTCCAACAGGGTGTTTAGATTCTTGCGCGGGCTTATGTCCGGAG GGAAAATTGATGGGGGGTCGAGGACAGAGGCAGAGGAGAAGCTTTACTCTTGGTTATACGCCTTGGCGCAATCCGATAAGGATTTGGTTTTCGAGTATGTTCGATCCACCGAAAGAG GATTGAGCTTTACTGAAGCTGAAAGGAGATTGAAGGAAAATGGCCCGAATGTTCCTGTTGATTTCTCTTTTCCTAGCTGGTGGCATTTTTTATGGAGTGCTTTCTTTCATCCTTTTAATATCATATTGATCGTCCTGTCTGTAATCTCGTACATAACCAGCGACAGCCCAAATGGATGCATCatgcttgttttggttttgataagTGTTTGCCTCCGGTTCTATCAG GAATACGGAAGTTCAAAAGCAGCCATGGAACTTTCAGAATTTGTAAGGTGCCCAGTCAAAGTTCAAAGATGTGCAGGTAGAGTTGTTCAGACTGAATTAGTAGTACAAATTGATCAAAGAGATATTGTTCCTGGTGATATTATCATATTTGAACCTGGAGACCTTTTTCCTGGAGATGTGAGACTATTGTCTTCGAAACACCTTGTTGTAAG TCAGGCCTCATTAACAGGAGAGTCCTGGACAACCGAAAAAACAGCTGATATCAGAGAGAATCAAAGCACTCCATTGCTAGATTTAAGGAATATTTGCTTCATG GGAACAAATGTAGTATCAGGCAGTGGATCTGGTCTAGTGGTTTCCACTGGATCTAAGACATACATGAGCACCATGTTTTCAAACatagggaagaagaaaccaccAAATGAATTTGAGGACGGTGTTCGTCGCATATCTTATGTGCTGGTTGCTGTTATGCTAGTAGTAGTCACCATCATAGTTATAACTGACTACTCTACATCTCTTGATCTGTCTGAGAGCATCCTTTTTGGAGTGTCAGTTGCAAGTGCACTTACTCCTCAAATGCTTCCCCTGGTCGTTAACACAAGTCTTGCAAAAGGAGCACTTGCTATGGCCAGAGACAGATGCATAATCAAAAGCTTATCTGCAATACGAAACATGGGTTCTAT GGATATCTTATGCATTGACAAGACTGGTACACTCACCATGAATCGTGCGATAATGGTTAATTATCTGGACAGCTGGGGGTTAGACAAAGAAAAGGTTTTACAGTTTGCTTTCCTCAACTCATATTTCAAGACCGATCAGAAATATCCTTTGGATGATGCAATTTTGGCACATGTATATACCAATGGATTCAGGTTCCAACCGTCAAAATGGAAGAAACTAGATGAGATTCCTTTTGATTTCATAAGAAGAAGAGTATCTATTATCATggaaagagaagaagacacAGATCCTCACAGTTTTGTGAGAGTCATGGTGACAAAAGGAGCTCTGGAAGAAGTAATGAAAGTTTGTTCTTGTATGGAGAATGTTGACAGTGGCACAATTTCACCTCTCTCTCCAGAACAGTATCAAAGGATTATAAATATGACCGAGGAAATAAGCAATGAGGGACTAAGAGTTATAGGAGTAGCAACAAAGAAGCTGGGAAAG CAGATAAGGTATGAGCGCAAAGATAATGATGATACTTCTGAATCAGACATGGTTTTCCTCGGCCTCATTACATTCTTTGACCCACCCAAGGACTCAGCAAAGCAAGCTCTGTGGCAGTTGGCTGAGAAGGGAGTGAAAGCAAAAGTATTAACAGGTGACTCACTGTCTCTATCTATAAGAGTTTGCAAGGAAGTTGGTATCAGAACAACTCATGTAGTTACGGGGCCAGAGCTTGAGCTACTCGACCAGGATGCCTTTCATGAGACTGTTAAAACAGCAACGGTCTTAGCTCGACTCACCCCAACGCAGAAACTCCGAGTTGTGCAATCCTTGCAAACAATTGGTAACCACATTGTTGGATTTTTGGGAGATGGAGTAAATGACTCGCTTGCACTGGATGCAGCCCATGTTGGTATATCAGTTGATTCAGGAGCATCAGTTGCAAAAGACTTTGCTGACATTATCTTACTGGAGAAAGACCTGAATGTACTCATTGCCGGAGTTGAACATGGACGACTCACTTTTGGGAACACAATGAAGTACATAAAAATGTCAGTTATTGCCAATCTGGGAAGCGTTCTCTCAATTCTCATAGCAACCCTGGTGCTCAAGTATGAGCCATTGACGGCAAGGCAGCTTCTTACACAGAACTTCTTGTATAGTGTGGGCCAGATTGCAATCCCATGGGATAAAATGGAAGATGATTATGTAAAAGTCCCACAAAGATGGTCAAAGAAAGGTTTGCCGACGTTCATTTTGTGGAATGGACCTGTCTGCACTCTTTTTGATGTTACTACACTTCTGTTCCTTTGGTTCTATTATAAGGCTGATAATCTGGAGGATCTTGTTTTCTTCCACACTGCTTGGTTCATCGAAGGGCTTCTCATGCAGACCCTAATCATCCACTTGATCCGTACAGAGAAAATTCCTTTCATTCAGGAGTTTGCCTCATGGCCTGTGCTTTGTTCTACAGTTCTGGTTTCTGCAATTGGAATCGCAATTACATTCACCCCGATTGGGAAAGTGATGGGATTTATCAGGCTTCCACTGTCATACTTTGGGTTTTTGGTAGTACTGTTTATAGGATATTTTGTTGTTGGCCAGGTGGTCAAGAGACTATACATTTTGGTTTATAAAACCTGGCTTTAG
- the LOC112186958 gene encoding magnesium-transporting ATPase, P-type 1 isoform X3 — protein sequence MLTFSSPYLSSDTYYVSLSFSTAIAISGSLRMRTFKIPTIFTSKSHPRLPYQNPIRQNLVDKPESQNGSNRVFRFLRGLMSGGKIDGGSRTEAEEKLYSWLYALAQSDKDLVFEYVRSTERGLSFTEAERRLKENGPNVPVDFSFPSWWHFLWSAFFHPFNIILIVLSVISYITSDSPNGCIMLVLVLISVCLRFYQEYGSSKAAMELSEFVRCPVKVQRCAGRVVQTELVVQIDQRDIVPGDIIIFEPGDLFPGDVRLLSSKHLVVSQASLTGESWTTEKTADIRENQSTPLLDLRNICFMGTNVVSGSGSGLVVSTGSKTYMSTMFSNIGKKKPPNEFEDGVRRISYVLVAVMLVVVTIIVITDYSTSLDLSESILFGVSVASALTPQMLPLVVNTSLAKGALAMARDRCIIKSLSAIRNMGSMDILCIDKTGTLTMNRAIMVNYLDSWGLDKEKVLQFAFLNSYFKTDQKYPLDDAILAHVYTNGFRFQPSKWKKLDEIPFDFIRRRVSIIMEREEDTDPHSFVRVMVTKGALEEVMKVCSCMENVDSGTISPLSPEQYQRIINMTEEISNEGLRVIGVATKKLGKQIRYERKDNDDTSESDMVFLGLITFFDPPKDSAKQALWQLAEKGVKAKVLTAHVGISVDSGASVAKDFADIILLEKDLNVLIAGVEHGRLTFGNTMKYIKMSVIANLGSVLSILIATLVLKYEPLTARQLLTQNFLYSVGQIAIPWDKMEDDYVKVPQRWSKKGLPTFILWNGPVCTLFDVTTLLFLWFYYKADNLEDLVFFHTAWFIEGLLMQTLIIHLIRTEKIPFIQEFASWPVLCSTVLVSAIGIAITFTPIGKVMGFIRLPLSYFGFLVVLFIGYFVVGQVVKRLYILVYKTWL from the exons ATGCTAACTTTCTCTTCACCTTACTTGTCATCCGATACATATTATGTCTCTCTTTCATTCTCTACGGCCATTGCTATTTCTGGTTCTCTGCGAATGAGAACTTTCAAAATCCCCACCATTTTTACTTCTAAAAGCCACCCGAGGCTTCCTTACCAAAACCCCATTCGCCAAAATCTAGTAGACAAACCTGAAAGCCAGAATGGCTCCAACAGGGTGTTTAGATTCTTGCGCGGGCTTATGTCCGGAG GGAAAATTGATGGGGGGTCGAGGACAGAGGCAGAGGAGAAGCTTTACTCTTGGTTATACGCCTTGGCGCAATCCGATAAGGATTTGGTTTTCGAGTATGTTCGATCCACCGAAAGAG GATTGAGCTTTACTGAAGCTGAAAGGAGATTGAAGGAAAATGGCCCGAATGTTCCTGTTGATTTCTCTTTTCCTAGCTGGTGGCATTTTTTATGGAGTGCTTTCTTTCATCCTTTTAATATCATATTGATCGTCCTGTCTGTAATCTCGTACATAACCAGCGACAGCCCAAATGGATGCATCatgcttgttttggttttgataagTGTTTGCCTCCGGTTCTATCAG GAATACGGAAGTTCAAAAGCAGCCATGGAACTTTCAGAATTTGTAAGGTGCCCAGTCAAAGTTCAAAGATGTGCAGGTAGAGTTGTTCAGACTGAATTAGTAGTACAAATTGATCAAAGAGATATTGTTCCTGGTGATATTATCATATTTGAACCTGGAGACCTTTTTCCTGGAGATGTGAGACTATTGTCTTCGAAACACCTTGTTGTAAG TCAGGCCTCATTAACAGGAGAGTCCTGGACAACCGAAAAAACAGCTGATATCAGAGAGAATCAAAGCACTCCATTGCTAGATTTAAGGAATATTTGCTTCATG GGAACAAATGTAGTATCAGGCAGTGGATCTGGTCTAGTGGTTTCCACTGGATCTAAGACATACATGAGCACCATGTTTTCAAACatagggaagaagaaaccaccAAATGAATTTGAGGACGGTGTTCGTCGCATATCTTATGTGCTGGTTGCTGTTATGCTAGTAGTAGTCACCATCATAGTTATAACTGACTACTCTACATCTCTTGATCTGTCTGAGAGCATCCTTTTTGGAGTGTCAGTTGCAAGTGCACTTACTCCTCAAATGCTTCCCCTGGTCGTTAACACAAGTCTTGCAAAAGGAGCACTTGCTATGGCCAGAGACAGATGCATAATCAAAAGCTTATCTGCAATACGAAACATGGGTTCTAT GGATATCTTATGCATTGACAAGACTGGTACACTCACCATGAATCGTGCGATAATGGTTAATTATCTGGACAGCTGGGGGTTAGACAAAGAAAAGGTTTTACAGTTTGCTTTCCTCAACTCATATTTCAAGACCGATCAGAAATATCCTTTGGATGATGCAATTTTGGCACATGTATATACCAATGGATTCAGGTTCCAACCGTCAAAATGGAAGAAACTAGATGAGATTCCTTTTGATTTCATAAGAAGAAGAGTATCTATTATCATggaaagagaagaagacacAGATCCTCACAGTTTTGTGAGAGTCATGGTGACAAAAGGAGCTCTGGAAGAAGTAATGAAAGTTTGTTCTTGTATGGAGAATGTTGACAGTGGCACAATTTCACCTCTCTCTCCAGAACAGTATCAAAGGATTATAAATATGACCGAGGAAATAAGCAATGAGGGACTAAGAGTTATAGGAGTAGCAACAAAGAAGCTGGGAAAG CAGATAAGGTATGAGCGCAAAGATAATGATGATACTTCTGAATCAGACATGGTTTTCCTCGGCCTCATTACATTCTTTGACCCACCCAAGGACTCAGCAAAGCAAGCTCTGTGGCAGTTGGCTGAGAAGGGAGTGAAAGCAAAAGTATTAACAG CCCATGTTGGTATATCAGTTGATTCAGGAGCATCAGTTGCAAAAGACTTTGCTGACATTATCTTACTGGAGAAAGACCTGAATGTACTCATTGCCGGAGTTGAACATGGACGACTCACTTTTGGGAACACAATGAAGTACATAAAAATGTCAGTTATTGCCAATCTGGGAAGCGTTCTCTCAATTCTCATAGCAACCCTGGTGCTCAAGTATGAGCCATTGACGGCAAGGCAGCTTCTTACACAGAACTTCTTGTATAGTGTGGGCCAGATTGCAATCCCATGGGATAAAATGGAAGATGATTATGTAAAAGTCCCACAAAGATGGTCAAAGAAAGGTTTGCCGACGTTCATTTTGTGGAATGGACCTGTCTGCACTCTTTTTGATGTTACTACACTTCTGTTCCTTTGGTTCTATTATAAGGCTGATAATCTGGAGGATCTTGTTTTCTTCCACACTGCTTGGTTCATCGAAGGGCTTCTCATGCAGACCCTAATCATCCACTTGATCCGTACAGAGAAAATTCCTTTCATTCAGGAGTTTGCCTCATGGCCTGTGCTTTGTTCTACAGTTCTGGTTTCTGCAATTGGAATCGCAATTACATTCACCCCGATTGGGAAAGTGATGGGATTTATCAGGCTTCCACTGTCATACTTTGGGTTTTTGGTAGTACTGTTTATAGGATATTTTGTTGTTGGCCAGGTGGTCAAGAGACTATACATTTTGGTTTATAAAACCTGGCTTTAG
- the LOC112186958 gene encoding magnesium-transporting ATPase, P-type 1 isoform X2, giving the protein MLTFSSPYLSSDTYYVSLSFSTAIAISGSLRMRTFKIPTIFTSKSHPRLPYQNPIRQNLVDKPESQNGSNRVFRFLRGLMSGGKIDGGSRTEAEEKLYSWLYALAQSDKDLVFEYVRSTERGLSFTEAERRLKENGPNVPVDFSFPSWWHFLWSAFFHPFNIILIVLSVISYITSDSPNGCIMLVLVLISVCLRFYQEYGSSKAAMELSEFVRCPVKVQRCAGRVVQTELVVQIDQRDIVPGDIIIFEPGDLFPGDVRLLSSKHLVVSQASLTGESWTTEKTADIRENQSTPLLDLRNICFMGTNVVSGSGSGLVVSTGSKTYMSTMFSNIGKKKPPNEFEDGVRRISYVLVAVMLVVVTIIVITDYSTSLDLSESILFGVSVASALTPQMLPLVVNTSLAKGALAMARDRCIIKSLSAIRNMGSMDILCIDKTGTLTMNRAIMVNYLDSWGLDKEKVLQFAFLNSYFKTDQKYPLDDAILAHVYTNGFRFQPSKWKKLDEIPFDFIRRRVSIIMEREEDTDPHSFVRVMVTKGALEEVMKVCSCMENVDSGTISPLSPEQYQRIINMTEEISNEGLRVIGVATKKLGKIRYERKDNDDTSESDMVFLGLITFFDPPKDSAKQALWQLAEKGVKAKVLTGDSLSLSIRVCKEVGIRTTHVVTGPELELLDQDAFHETVKTATVLARLTPTQKLRVVQSLQTIGNHIVGFLGDGVNDSLALDAAHVGISVDSGASVAKDFADIILLEKDLNVLIAGVEHGRLTFGNTMKYIKMSVIANLGSVLSILIATLVLKYEPLTARQLLTQNFLYSVGQIAIPWDKMEDDYVKVPQRWSKKGLPTFILWNGPVCTLFDVTTLLFLWFYYKADNLEDLVFFHTAWFIEGLLMQTLIIHLIRTEKIPFIQEFASWPVLCSTVLVSAIGIAITFTPIGKVMGFIRLPLSYFGFLVVLFIGYFVVGQVVKRLYILVYKTWL; this is encoded by the exons ATGCTAACTTTCTCTTCACCTTACTTGTCATCCGATACATATTATGTCTCTCTTTCATTCTCTACGGCCATTGCTATTTCTGGTTCTCTGCGAATGAGAACTTTCAAAATCCCCACCATTTTTACTTCTAAAAGCCACCCGAGGCTTCCTTACCAAAACCCCATTCGCCAAAATCTAGTAGACAAACCTGAAAGCCAGAATGGCTCCAACAGGGTGTTTAGATTCTTGCGCGGGCTTATGTCCGGAG GGAAAATTGATGGGGGGTCGAGGACAGAGGCAGAGGAGAAGCTTTACTCTTGGTTATACGCCTTGGCGCAATCCGATAAGGATTTGGTTTTCGAGTATGTTCGATCCACCGAAAGAG GATTGAGCTTTACTGAAGCTGAAAGGAGATTGAAGGAAAATGGCCCGAATGTTCCTGTTGATTTCTCTTTTCCTAGCTGGTGGCATTTTTTATGGAGTGCTTTCTTTCATCCTTTTAATATCATATTGATCGTCCTGTCTGTAATCTCGTACATAACCAGCGACAGCCCAAATGGATGCATCatgcttgttttggttttgataagTGTTTGCCTCCGGTTCTATCAG GAATACGGAAGTTCAAAAGCAGCCATGGAACTTTCAGAATTTGTAAGGTGCCCAGTCAAAGTTCAAAGATGTGCAGGTAGAGTTGTTCAGACTGAATTAGTAGTACAAATTGATCAAAGAGATATTGTTCCTGGTGATATTATCATATTTGAACCTGGAGACCTTTTTCCTGGAGATGTGAGACTATTGTCTTCGAAACACCTTGTTGTAAG TCAGGCCTCATTAACAGGAGAGTCCTGGACAACCGAAAAAACAGCTGATATCAGAGAGAATCAAAGCACTCCATTGCTAGATTTAAGGAATATTTGCTTCATG GGAACAAATGTAGTATCAGGCAGTGGATCTGGTCTAGTGGTTTCCACTGGATCTAAGACATACATGAGCACCATGTTTTCAAACatagggaagaagaaaccaccAAATGAATTTGAGGACGGTGTTCGTCGCATATCTTATGTGCTGGTTGCTGTTATGCTAGTAGTAGTCACCATCATAGTTATAACTGACTACTCTACATCTCTTGATCTGTCTGAGAGCATCCTTTTTGGAGTGTCAGTTGCAAGTGCACTTACTCCTCAAATGCTTCCCCTGGTCGTTAACACAAGTCTTGCAAAAGGAGCACTTGCTATGGCCAGAGACAGATGCATAATCAAAAGCTTATCTGCAATACGAAACATGGGTTCTAT GGATATCTTATGCATTGACAAGACTGGTACACTCACCATGAATCGTGCGATAATGGTTAATTATCTGGACAGCTGGGGGTTAGACAAAGAAAAGGTTTTACAGTTTGCTTTCCTCAACTCATATTTCAAGACCGATCAGAAATATCCTTTGGATGATGCAATTTTGGCACATGTATATACCAATGGATTCAGGTTCCAACCGTCAAAATGGAAGAAACTAGATGAGATTCCTTTTGATTTCATAAGAAGAAGAGTATCTATTATCATggaaagagaagaagacacAGATCCTCACAGTTTTGTGAGAGTCATGGTGACAAAAGGAGCTCTGGAAGAAGTAATGAAAGTTTGTTCTTGTATGGAGAATGTTGACAGTGGCACAATTTCACCTCTCTCTCCAGAACAGTATCAAAGGATTATAAATATGACCGAGGAAATAAGCAATGAGGGACTAAGAGTTATAGGAGTAGCAACAAAGAAGCTGGGAAAG ATAAGGTATGAGCGCAAAGATAATGATGATACTTCTGAATCAGACATGGTTTTCCTCGGCCTCATTACATTCTTTGACCCACCCAAGGACTCAGCAAAGCAAGCTCTGTGGCAGTTGGCTGAGAAGGGAGTGAAAGCAAAAGTATTAACAGGTGACTCACTGTCTCTATCTATAAGAGTTTGCAAGGAAGTTGGTATCAGAACAACTCATGTAGTTACGGGGCCAGAGCTTGAGCTACTCGACCAGGATGCCTTTCATGAGACTGTTAAAACAGCAACGGTCTTAGCTCGACTCACCCCAACGCAGAAACTCCGAGTTGTGCAATCCTTGCAAACAATTGGTAACCACATTGTTGGATTTTTGGGAGATGGAGTAAATGACTCGCTTGCACTGGATGCAGCCCATGTTGGTATATCAGTTGATTCAGGAGCATCAGTTGCAAAAGACTTTGCTGACATTATCTTACTGGAGAAAGACCTGAATGTACTCATTGCCGGAGTTGAACATGGACGACTCACTTTTGGGAACACAATGAAGTACATAAAAATGTCAGTTATTGCCAATCTGGGAAGCGTTCTCTCAATTCTCATAGCAACCCTGGTGCTCAAGTATGAGCCATTGACGGCAAGGCAGCTTCTTACACAGAACTTCTTGTATAGTGTGGGCCAGATTGCAATCCCATGGGATAAAATGGAAGATGATTATGTAAAAGTCCCACAAAGATGGTCAAAGAAAGGTTTGCCGACGTTCATTTTGTGGAATGGACCTGTCTGCACTCTTTTTGATGTTACTACACTTCTGTTCCTTTGGTTCTATTATAAGGCTGATAATCTGGAGGATCTTGTTTTCTTCCACACTGCTTGGTTCATCGAAGGGCTTCTCATGCAGACCCTAATCATCCACTTGATCCGTACAGAGAAAATTCCTTTCATTCAGGAGTTTGCCTCATGGCCTGTGCTTTGTTCTACAGTTCTGGTTTCTGCAATTGGAATCGCAATTACATTCACCCCGATTGGGAAAGTGATGGGATTTATCAGGCTTCCACTGTCATACTTTGGGTTTTTGGTAGTACTGTTTATAGGATATTTTGTTGTTGGCCAGGTGGTCAAGAGACTATACATTTTGGTTTATAAAACCTGGCTTTAG
- the LOC112186959 gene encoding probable glucan 1,3-beta-glucosidase A, which yields MELVLSKWVSAFLFCSWLIFPPVYSVVGLHGDTKVRAVNLGGWLVVEGWIKPSLFDGIPNGDMLDGTVVQLKSVTLDKYVSAENGGGANVSVSRDAASSWETLRLWRVSETEFHFRTSLGQFLTCDGGDGCFISATAVSPSTSFFVERNNGRVHIKTMSGTYLQTTMANQLVANYPGKPGWDDNAATFEMTIVANNLHGDYQLANGYGHNKAKAVLKRHRNSFITIGDFNFLSRHGINTVRIPVGWWIAYDPDPPAPFIGGTLEALDNAFSWAQSYNIRCIIDLHAAPGSQNGMEHSASRDGSTDWPTPDSISQTLHVIDFLISRYARQPALLGIELLNEPSAATVPLDSLVSYYKQGYEVVRKYSSTTYVIICQRIGNADPLELFQADIGSHNIVVDLHYYNLFDNYFVNMSPTDNIQFIYKSRETQLLALNSANGPLVFIGEWVNEWNVTNASQTDYQDFGRVQLEVYNAASFGWAYWTLKNDRPHWDFEWNIRNNYLRLSSSPNIRNVNSLVSLVLLFYLHHIL from the exons ATGGAACTTGTTCTTAGCAAATGGGTTTCCGCATTTCTATTCTGCTCTTGGCTCATCTTCCCTCCAGTATACTCAG TGGTGGGATTACATGGTGACACTAAAGTGAGAGCAGTAAATTTGGGAGGGTGGTTGGTAGTGGAAGGTTGGATCAAGCCTTCACTTTTTGATGGCATTCCCAATGGAGATATGCTT GATGGAACAGTGGTACAATTAAAGTCGGTAACTTTGGATAAGTATGTCTCTGCAGAAAATGGGGGAGGGGCCAATGTCTCTGTTAGTAGAGATGCTGCATCTTCGTGGGAAACGCTTAGG TTATGGAGAGTTTCTGAAACAGAATTTCATTTCCGCACTTCGCTTGGACAGTTTCTAACTTGTGATGGTGGTGACGGTTGCTTTATTTCTGCAACTGCAGTATCACCTTCGACATCATTTTTCGTTGAAAGAAATAACGGGAGGGTTCACATCAAAACAATGAGTGGCACATATTTGCAG ACTACAATGGCAAATCAGCTTGTGGCAAACTATCCAGGGAAACCAGGATGGGATGATAATGCAGCCACATTTGAAATGACCATTGTTGCTAATAACTTGCATGGAGACTACCAGCTTGCGAATGGATATGGACACAATAAGGCCAAAGCTGTTCTCAAG AGGCATAGGAACAGTTTCATCACTATAGGAGATTTCAATTTTCTGTCTAGACATGGAATAAATACTGTGAGGATCCCTGTTGGCTGGTGGATTGCTTATGATCCAGATCCTCCTGCACCATTTATTGGTGGAACTTTGGAAGCTCTAGACAATGCATTCTCATGGGCACA ATCATATAATATTAGGTGCATCATTGACCTTCATGCGGCCCCTGGCTCTCAGAATGGGATGGAACATAGTGCTAGTAGGGATGGTTCAACTGATTGGCCTACTCCAGATTCCATTTCACAAACATTGCACGTTATAGACTTTCTAATTTCCAG GTATGCAAGACAGCCTGCTTTGCTGGGAATTGAGCTTTTGAATGAACCATCTGCTGCTACTGTTCCATTGGACAGTTTAGTTTCGTATTACAAACAAGGTTATGAAGTTGTTCGGAAATACTCGTCAACAACTTATGTAATAATTTGTCAAAGAATTGGCAATGCAGATCCATTGGAACTTTTTCAGGCTGACATTGGCTCACATAATATTGTGGTGGATTTGCATTATTACAATCTTTTTGAcaattactttgtcaacatgaGCCCTACAGATAATATACAATTCATTTACAAGAGCAGGGAAACTCAATTGCTGGCCCTGAACAGTGCAAACGGTCCACTTGTTTTTATTG gaGAGTGGGTCAACGAGTGGAATGTAACGAATGCCTCTCAGACAGATTATCAAGACTTTGGGAGGGTCCAGTTAGAAGTTTACAATGCTGCTTCATTTGGATGGGCTTACTGGACACTGAAGAATGATAGACCTCACTGGGATTTTGAATGGAACATTAGAAACAATTATCTTCGATTGA GTAGTTCGCCCAACATACGGAATGTTAACAGTTTAGTGTCGCTTGTATTACTGTTCTATCTGCATCATATCTTGTGA